In Rhodamnia argentea isolate NSW1041297 chromosome 11, ASM2092103v1, whole genome shotgun sequence, one genomic interval encodes:
- the LOC115755923 gene encoding DDT domain-containing protein DDB_G0282237 isoform X3, with protein MPLYKRKPFSLVEVPNDLDPKELVFQIRFTKEIFRDYQEYLNRINLYRQRLWTCKISGKSNLTYEEALVSEKRAIEKVQQFPQELMAPMLSIIQFSMLPLRDLADKIALKLQECLFAGLELYGRKEAGVFLCRIIKTLHDSSGKKQYKIAWLDKDKEVVGYDLVYDEDLIKRKLPFSREMVKSFIRESTYRNAPWVLHGRLAEKHGISTHLPDELKSKFYFQNGTLISYKKNRKNGEEEMDGEDESGKNKGKKRTEREKVGASQMEERKDGLKRLEAIKYPIEDLLVQPCPDDPIFTERASPSRDFKVPMDCVGELLMIWDFCSSFSRLLHLSPFSLEDFENAVCHRESNLTLIVECHSALLRLLIKDNGEYASTIVKRKRKSKITLITWREYLCDFLDMNNSPKFRPYMATIKRGHYGLLDTHAKLEIFGELLNCALETDLIREQLDEYIGQWQKIGSTRRGEALEEAKRRREEQERLKAESELNGFPNGNGLNSSGNNVGVLVNNTHNKQNGVAESEKTDHVSKKRGSSQTDGAFRKRTKKHKGKDEHMLEDVQHISKKEAQKIALKHTETVEREEIEMSSKEQRKQHYETEMEKRFIRTNPLGKDRHHNRYWWFRRDGRIFIESLDHKMWGYYGTKEELDALMGSLNRKGERERALQTQLDKFYGKICSGLQKRLKHSADKIALEEAVLRRSTRVRAPPRDNPADAFLRYVNKWKED; from the exons ATGCCCCTCTACAAGAGAAAGCCTTTTTCCCTTGTAGAAGTGCCAAATGATTTGGATCCTAAGGAACTTGTATTCCAAATCCGTTTTACAAAGGAGATATTTCGTGATTACCA AGAGTATTTGAACCGCATCAATTTGTATCGACAAAGACTATGGACCTGTAAAATCAGCGGAAAATCTAACTTGACCTACGAAGAGGCTCTGGTGTCCGAGAAACGTGCAATTGAGAAGGTTCAACAGTTCCCGCAAGAGCTAATGGCGCCTATGCTGAGCATCATTCAGTTCA GCATGCTTCCACTGAGAGATCTTGCAGACAAGATTGCGCTAAAGTTGCAAGAGTGTTTGTTTGCTGGACTGGAATTATATGGACGAAAAGAAGCTGGTGTGTTTCTATGCAGAATAATAAAGACATTGCATGATTCTAGTGGCAAAAAACAATACAAGATTGCTTGGTTGGACAAAGATAAGGAAGTAGTTGGATATGATTTGGTATATGATGAGGATCTAATTAAGAGAAAGCTCCCATTTAGTAGAGAAATGGTGAAGTCGTTTATTCGAGAATCTACATACCGTAATGCACCTTGGGTGCTCCATGGTAGACTTGCAGAAAAGCATGGGATCTCGACCCATCTTCCAGACGAGTTAAAGAGCAAGTTTTACTTTCAGAATGGCACTCTCATCAGTTAcaagaagaatagaaaaaatggGGAAGAAGAAATG GATGGGGAAGATGAATCtggaaagaacaaaggaaaaaagagaacagAGAGGGAGAAAGTTGGAGCTTCACAGATGGAGGAGAGAA AAGATGGCCTAAAAAGATTAGAAGCCATCAAGTATCCCATTGAAGACCTCTTAGTACAGCCTTGTCCAGATGATCCAATATTTACTGAGAGAGCTTCTCCATCAAGAGACTTTAAAGTTCCAATGGACTGTGTTGGGGAACTTCTGATGATTTGGGACTTCTGTTCATCTTTTAGCAGGCTGTTGCATTTGTCACCATTTTCTCttgaagattttgaaaatgctgTCTGTCATAGAGAGAGCAATTTGACTCTTATTGTCGAGTGTCATTCAGCTCTTCTTCGGTTGCTTATAAAAGACAATGGTGAATATGCTTCAACTATAGTAAAAAGAAAGCGCAAGTCTAAG ATAACATTAATCACTTGGAGAGAGTACTTGTGTGATTTCTTGGACATGAATAACAGTCCCAAATTTCGCCCTTATATGGCTACGATTAAGAGAGGACACTATGGCCTTTTAGATACGCATGCTAAGTTGGAAATCTTTGGGGAATTGCTGAATTGTGCCCTTGAGACTGATCTGATCAGAGAGCAGCTTGATGAGTATATTGGACAGTGGCAGAAAATTGGATCAACAAGAAGGGGAGAAGCATTGGAAGAAGCCaagagaaggagagaagaaCAGGAACGGTTGAAAGCTGAGTCTGAGTTAAATGGATTCCCAAATGGCAATGGCTTGAACAGCTCAGGAAACAACGTGGGTGTGCTGGTGAATAATACTCACAATAAGCAGAATGGTGTAGCAGAATCCGAGAAAACAGACCATGTCTCAAAGAAAAG AGGAAGCAGCCAAACTGATGGTGCGTTCAGAAAGAGAACCAAGAAGCACAAGGGGAAAGATGAACACATGCTTGAGGATGTGCAACATATATCTAAGAAGGAAGCACAGAAGATTGCACTAAAACATACGGAAACTGTTGAAAGGGAAGAAATTGAAATGAGCAGCAAAGAACAAAGG AAACAACATTATGAGACTGAAATGGAGAAAAGATTTATACGCACAAATCCTTTGGGGAAGGATAGGCATCATAATAGATACTGGTGGTTTCGGCGCGATGGGAGGATATTTATCGAGAGCTTGGACCACAAAATGTGGGGCTACTATGGTACCAAGGAAGAG CTTGATGCGTTGATGGGTTCACTGAATCGCAAGGGTGAGAGGGAAAGGGCTCTTCAAACACAGCTAGACAAATTTTATGGCAAAATCTG CTCGGGGCTACAGAAAAGATTAAAGCATTCAGCGGACAAGATTGCGCTGGAGGAGGCAGTGCTTCGGAGATCAACACGTGTGCGGGCACCTCCTAGGGATAATCCTGCTGATGCTTTCCTTCGATATGTTAACAAATGGAAAGAAGATTAG
- the LOC115755923 gene encoding DDT domain-containing protein DDB_G0282237 isoform X4, producing MPLYKRKPFSLVEVPNDLDPKELVFQIRFTKEIFRDYQEYLNRINLYRQRLWTCKISGKSNLTYEEALVSEKRAIEKVQQFPQELMAPMLSIIQFSMLPLRDLADKIALKLQECLFAGLELYGRKEAGVFLCRIIKTLHDSSGKKQYKIAWLDKDKEVVGYDLVYDEDLIKRKLPFSREMVKSFIRESTYRNAPWVLHGRLAEKHGISTHLPDELKSKFYFQNGTLISYKKNRKNGEEEMDGEDESGKNKGKKRTEREKVGASQMEERNGLKRLEAIKYPIEDLLVQPCPDDPIFTERASPSRDFKVPMDCVGELLMIWDFCSSFSRLLHLSPFSLEDFENAVCHRESNLTLIVECHSALLRLLIKDNGEYASTIVKRKRKSKITLITWREYLCDFLDMNNSPKFRPYMATIKRGHYGLLDTHAKLEIFGELLNCALETDLIREQLDEYIGQWQKIGSTRRGEALEEAKRRREEQERLKAESELNGFPNGNGLNSSGNNVGVLVNNTHNKQNGVAESEKTDHVSKKRGSSQTDGAFRKRTKKHKGKDEHMLEDVQHISKKEAQKIALKHTETVEREEIEMSSKEQRKQHYETEMEKRFIRTNPLGKDRHHNRYWWFRRDGRIFIESLDHKMWGYYGTKEELDALMGSLNRKGERERALQTQLDKFYGKICSGLQKRLKHSADKIALEEAVLRRSTRVRAPPRDNPADAFLRYVNKWKED from the exons ATGCCCCTCTACAAGAGAAAGCCTTTTTCCCTTGTAGAAGTGCCAAATGATTTGGATCCTAAGGAACTTGTATTCCAAATCCGTTTTACAAAGGAGATATTTCGTGATTACCA AGAGTATTTGAACCGCATCAATTTGTATCGACAAAGACTATGGACCTGTAAAATCAGCGGAAAATCTAACTTGACCTACGAAGAGGCTCTGGTGTCCGAGAAACGTGCAATTGAGAAGGTTCAACAGTTCCCGCAAGAGCTAATGGCGCCTATGCTGAGCATCATTCAGTTCA GCATGCTTCCACTGAGAGATCTTGCAGACAAGATTGCGCTAAAGTTGCAAGAGTGTTTGTTTGCTGGACTGGAATTATATGGACGAAAAGAAGCTGGTGTGTTTCTATGCAGAATAATAAAGACATTGCATGATTCTAGTGGCAAAAAACAATACAAGATTGCTTGGTTGGACAAAGATAAGGAAGTAGTTGGATATGATTTGGTATATGATGAGGATCTAATTAAGAGAAAGCTCCCATTTAGTAGAGAAATGGTGAAGTCGTTTATTCGAGAATCTACATACCGTAATGCACCTTGGGTGCTCCATGGTAGACTTGCAGAAAAGCATGGGATCTCGACCCATCTTCCAGACGAGTTAAAGAGCAAGTTTTACTTTCAGAATGGCACTCTCATCAGTTAcaagaagaatagaaaaaatggGGAAGAAGAAATG GATGGGGAAGATGAATCtggaaagaacaaaggaaaaaagagaacagAGAGGGAGAAAGTTGGAGCTTCACAGATGGAGGAGAGAA ATGGCCTAAAAAGATTAGAAGCCATCAAGTATCCCATTGAAGACCTCTTAGTACAGCCTTGTCCAGATGATCCAATATTTACTGAGAGAGCTTCTCCATCAAGAGACTTTAAAGTTCCAATGGACTGTGTTGGGGAACTTCTGATGATTTGGGACTTCTGTTCATCTTTTAGCAGGCTGTTGCATTTGTCACCATTTTCTCttgaagattttgaaaatgctgTCTGTCATAGAGAGAGCAATTTGACTCTTATTGTCGAGTGTCATTCAGCTCTTCTTCGGTTGCTTATAAAAGACAATGGTGAATATGCTTCAACTATAGTAAAAAGAAAGCGCAAGTCTAAG ATAACATTAATCACTTGGAGAGAGTACTTGTGTGATTTCTTGGACATGAATAACAGTCCCAAATTTCGCCCTTATATGGCTACGATTAAGAGAGGACACTATGGCCTTTTAGATACGCATGCTAAGTTGGAAATCTTTGGGGAATTGCTGAATTGTGCCCTTGAGACTGATCTGATCAGAGAGCAGCTTGATGAGTATATTGGACAGTGGCAGAAAATTGGATCAACAAGAAGGGGAGAAGCATTGGAAGAAGCCaagagaaggagagaagaaCAGGAACGGTTGAAAGCTGAGTCTGAGTTAAATGGATTCCCAAATGGCAATGGCTTGAACAGCTCAGGAAACAACGTGGGTGTGCTGGTGAATAATACTCACAATAAGCAGAATGGTGTAGCAGAATCCGAGAAAACAGACCATGTCTCAAAGAAAAG AGGAAGCAGCCAAACTGATGGTGCGTTCAGAAAGAGAACCAAGAAGCACAAGGGGAAAGATGAACACATGCTTGAGGATGTGCAACATATATCTAAGAAGGAAGCACAGAAGATTGCACTAAAACATACGGAAACTGTTGAAAGGGAAGAAATTGAAATGAGCAGCAAAGAACAAAGG AAACAACATTATGAGACTGAAATGGAGAAAAGATTTATACGCACAAATCCTTTGGGGAAGGATAGGCATCATAATAGATACTGGTGGTTTCGGCGCGATGGGAGGATATTTATCGAGAGCTTGGACCACAAAATGTGGGGCTACTATGGTACCAAGGAAGAG CTTGATGCGTTGATGGGTTCACTGAATCGCAAGGGTGAGAGGGAAAGGGCTCTTCAAACACAGCTAGACAAATTTTATGGCAAAATCTG CTCGGGGCTACAGAAAAGATTAAAGCATTCAGCGGACAAGATTGCGCTGGAGGAGGCAGTGCTTCGGAGATCAACACGTGTGCGGGCACCTCCTAGGGATAATCCTGCTGATGCTTTCCTTCGATATGTTAACAAATGGAAAGAAGATTAG
- the LOC115755923 gene encoding DDT domain-containing protein DDB_G0282237 isoform X1, which yields MPLYKRKPFSLVEVPNDLDPKELVFQIRFTKEIFRDYQEYLNRINLYRQRLWTCKISGKSNLTYEEALVSEKRAIEKVQQFPQELMAPMLSIIQFSMLPLRDLADKIALKLQECLFAGLELYGRKEAGVFLCRIIKTLHDSSGKKQYKIAWLDKDKEVVGYDLVYDEDLIKRKLPFSREMVKSFIRESTYRNAPWVLHGRLAEKHGISTHLPDELKSKFYFQNGTLISYKKNRKNGEEEMDGEDESGKNKGKKRTEREKVGASQMEERSEKEDGLKRLEAIKYPIEDLLVQPCPDDPIFTERASPSRDFKVPMDCVGELLMIWDFCSSFSRLLHLSPFSLEDFENAVCHRESNLTLIVECHSALLRLLIKDNGEYASTIVKRKRKSKITLITWREYLCDFLDMNNSPKFRPYMATIKRGHYGLLDTHAKLEIFGELLNCALETDLIREQLDEYIGQWQKIGSTRRGEALEEAKRRREEQERLKAESELNGFPNGNGLNSSGNNVGVLVNNTHNKQNGVAESEKTDHVSKKRGSSQTDGAFRKRTKKHKGKDEHMLEDVQHISKKEAQKIALKHTETVEREEIEMSSKEQRKQHYETEMEKRFIRTNPLGKDRHHNRYWWFRRDGRIFIESLDHKMWGYYGTKEELDALMGSLNRKGERERALQTQLDKFYGKICSGLQKRLKHSADKIALEEAVLRRSTRVRAPPRDNPADAFLRYVNKWKED from the exons ATGCCCCTCTACAAGAGAAAGCCTTTTTCCCTTGTAGAAGTGCCAAATGATTTGGATCCTAAGGAACTTGTATTCCAAATCCGTTTTACAAAGGAGATATTTCGTGATTACCA AGAGTATTTGAACCGCATCAATTTGTATCGACAAAGACTATGGACCTGTAAAATCAGCGGAAAATCTAACTTGACCTACGAAGAGGCTCTGGTGTCCGAGAAACGTGCAATTGAGAAGGTTCAACAGTTCCCGCAAGAGCTAATGGCGCCTATGCTGAGCATCATTCAGTTCA GCATGCTTCCACTGAGAGATCTTGCAGACAAGATTGCGCTAAAGTTGCAAGAGTGTTTGTTTGCTGGACTGGAATTATATGGACGAAAAGAAGCTGGTGTGTTTCTATGCAGAATAATAAAGACATTGCATGATTCTAGTGGCAAAAAACAATACAAGATTGCTTGGTTGGACAAAGATAAGGAAGTAGTTGGATATGATTTGGTATATGATGAGGATCTAATTAAGAGAAAGCTCCCATTTAGTAGAGAAATGGTGAAGTCGTTTATTCGAGAATCTACATACCGTAATGCACCTTGGGTGCTCCATGGTAGACTTGCAGAAAAGCATGGGATCTCGACCCATCTTCCAGACGAGTTAAAGAGCAAGTTTTACTTTCAGAATGGCACTCTCATCAGTTAcaagaagaatagaaaaaatggGGAAGAAGAAATG GATGGGGAAGATGAATCtggaaagaacaaaggaaaaaagagaacagAGAGGGAGAAAGTTGGAGCTTCACAGATGGAGGAGAGAAGTGAGAAAG AAGATGGCCTAAAAAGATTAGAAGCCATCAAGTATCCCATTGAAGACCTCTTAGTACAGCCTTGTCCAGATGATCCAATATTTACTGAGAGAGCTTCTCCATCAAGAGACTTTAAAGTTCCAATGGACTGTGTTGGGGAACTTCTGATGATTTGGGACTTCTGTTCATCTTTTAGCAGGCTGTTGCATTTGTCACCATTTTCTCttgaagattttgaaaatgctgTCTGTCATAGAGAGAGCAATTTGACTCTTATTGTCGAGTGTCATTCAGCTCTTCTTCGGTTGCTTATAAAAGACAATGGTGAATATGCTTCAACTATAGTAAAAAGAAAGCGCAAGTCTAAG ATAACATTAATCACTTGGAGAGAGTACTTGTGTGATTTCTTGGACATGAATAACAGTCCCAAATTTCGCCCTTATATGGCTACGATTAAGAGAGGACACTATGGCCTTTTAGATACGCATGCTAAGTTGGAAATCTTTGGGGAATTGCTGAATTGTGCCCTTGAGACTGATCTGATCAGAGAGCAGCTTGATGAGTATATTGGACAGTGGCAGAAAATTGGATCAACAAGAAGGGGAGAAGCATTGGAAGAAGCCaagagaaggagagaagaaCAGGAACGGTTGAAAGCTGAGTCTGAGTTAAATGGATTCCCAAATGGCAATGGCTTGAACAGCTCAGGAAACAACGTGGGTGTGCTGGTGAATAATACTCACAATAAGCAGAATGGTGTAGCAGAATCCGAGAAAACAGACCATGTCTCAAAGAAAAG AGGAAGCAGCCAAACTGATGGTGCGTTCAGAAAGAGAACCAAGAAGCACAAGGGGAAAGATGAACACATGCTTGAGGATGTGCAACATATATCTAAGAAGGAAGCACAGAAGATTGCACTAAAACATACGGAAACTGTTGAAAGGGAAGAAATTGAAATGAGCAGCAAAGAACAAAGG AAACAACATTATGAGACTGAAATGGAGAAAAGATTTATACGCACAAATCCTTTGGGGAAGGATAGGCATCATAATAGATACTGGTGGTTTCGGCGCGATGGGAGGATATTTATCGAGAGCTTGGACCACAAAATGTGGGGCTACTATGGTACCAAGGAAGAG CTTGATGCGTTGATGGGTTCACTGAATCGCAAGGGTGAGAGGGAAAGGGCTCTTCAAACACAGCTAGACAAATTTTATGGCAAAATCTG CTCGGGGCTACAGAAAAGATTAAAGCATTCAGCGGACAAGATTGCGCTGGAGGAGGCAGTGCTTCGGAGATCAACACGTGTGCGGGCACCTCCTAGGGATAATCCTGCTGATGCTTTCCTTCGATATGTTAACAAATGGAAAGAAGATTAG
- the LOC115755923 gene encoding DDT domain-containing protein DDB_G0282237 isoform X2: MPLYKRKPFSLVEVPNDLDPKELVFQIRFTKEIFRDYQEYLNRINLYRQRLWTCKISGKSNLTYEEALVSEKRAIEKVQQFPQELMAPMLSIIQFSMLPLRDLADKIALKLQECLFAGLELYGRKEAGVFLCRIIKTLHDSSGKKQYKIAWLDKDKEVVGYDLVYDEDLIKRKLPFSREMVKSFIRESTYRNAPWVLHGRLAEKHGISTHLPDELKSKFYFQNGTLISYKKNRKNGEEEMDGEDESGKNKGKKRTEREKVGASQMEERSEKDGLKRLEAIKYPIEDLLVQPCPDDPIFTERASPSRDFKVPMDCVGELLMIWDFCSSFSRLLHLSPFSLEDFENAVCHRESNLTLIVECHSALLRLLIKDNGEYASTIVKRKRKSKITLITWREYLCDFLDMNNSPKFRPYMATIKRGHYGLLDTHAKLEIFGELLNCALETDLIREQLDEYIGQWQKIGSTRRGEALEEAKRRREEQERLKAESELNGFPNGNGLNSSGNNVGVLVNNTHNKQNGVAESEKTDHVSKKRGSSQTDGAFRKRTKKHKGKDEHMLEDVQHISKKEAQKIALKHTETVEREEIEMSSKEQRKQHYETEMEKRFIRTNPLGKDRHHNRYWWFRRDGRIFIESLDHKMWGYYGTKEELDALMGSLNRKGERERALQTQLDKFYGKICSGLQKRLKHSADKIALEEAVLRRSTRVRAPPRDNPADAFLRYVNKWKED; encoded by the exons ATGCCCCTCTACAAGAGAAAGCCTTTTTCCCTTGTAGAAGTGCCAAATGATTTGGATCCTAAGGAACTTGTATTCCAAATCCGTTTTACAAAGGAGATATTTCGTGATTACCA AGAGTATTTGAACCGCATCAATTTGTATCGACAAAGACTATGGACCTGTAAAATCAGCGGAAAATCTAACTTGACCTACGAAGAGGCTCTGGTGTCCGAGAAACGTGCAATTGAGAAGGTTCAACAGTTCCCGCAAGAGCTAATGGCGCCTATGCTGAGCATCATTCAGTTCA GCATGCTTCCACTGAGAGATCTTGCAGACAAGATTGCGCTAAAGTTGCAAGAGTGTTTGTTTGCTGGACTGGAATTATATGGACGAAAAGAAGCTGGTGTGTTTCTATGCAGAATAATAAAGACATTGCATGATTCTAGTGGCAAAAAACAATACAAGATTGCTTGGTTGGACAAAGATAAGGAAGTAGTTGGATATGATTTGGTATATGATGAGGATCTAATTAAGAGAAAGCTCCCATTTAGTAGAGAAATGGTGAAGTCGTTTATTCGAGAATCTACATACCGTAATGCACCTTGGGTGCTCCATGGTAGACTTGCAGAAAAGCATGGGATCTCGACCCATCTTCCAGACGAGTTAAAGAGCAAGTTTTACTTTCAGAATGGCACTCTCATCAGTTAcaagaagaatagaaaaaatggGGAAGAAGAAATG GATGGGGAAGATGAATCtggaaagaacaaaggaaaaaagagaacagAGAGGGAGAAAGTTGGAGCTTCACAGATGGAGGAGAGAAGTGAGAAAG ATGGCCTAAAAAGATTAGAAGCCATCAAGTATCCCATTGAAGACCTCTTAGTACAGCCTTGTCCAGATGATCCAATATTTACTGAGAGAGCTTCTCCATCAAGAGACTTTAAAGTTCCAATGGACTGTGTTGGGGAACTTCTGATGATTTGGGACTTCTGTTCATCTTTTAGCAGGCTGTTGCATTTGTCACCATTTTCTCttgaagattttgaaaatgctgTCTGTCATAGAGAGAGCAATTTGACTCTTATTGTCGAGTGTCATTCAGCTCTTCTTCGGTTGCTTATAAAAGACAATGGTGAATATGCTTCAACTATAGTAAAAAGAAAGCGCAAGTCTAAG ATAACATTAATCACTTGGAGAGAGTACTTGTGTGATTTCTTGGACATGAATAACAGTCCCAAATTTCGCCCTTATATGGCTACGATTAAGAGAGGACACTATGGCCTTTTAGATACGCATGCTAAGTTGGAAATCTTTGGGGAATTGCTGAATTGTGCCCTTGAGACTGATCTGATCAGAGAGCAGCTTGATGAGTATATTGGACAGTGGCAGAAAATTGGATCAACAAGAAGGGGAGAAGCATTGGAAGAAGCCaagagaaggagagaagaaCAGGAACGGTTGAAAGCTGAGTCTGAGTTAAATGGATTCCCAAATGGCAATGGCTTGAACAGCTCAGGAAACAACGTGGGTGTGCTGGTGAATAATACTCACAATAAGCAGAATGGTGTAGCAGAATCCGAGAAAACAGACCATGTCTCAAAGAAAAG AGGAAGCAGCCAAACTGATGGTGCGTTCAGAAAGAGAACCAAGAAGCACAAGGGGAAAGATGAACACATGCTTGAGGATGTGCAACATATATCTAAGAAGGAAGCACAGAAGATTGCACTAAAACATACGGAAACTGTTGAAAGGGAAGAAATTGAAATGAGCAGCAAAGAACAAAGG AAACAACATTATGAGACTGAAATGGAGAAAAGATTTATACGCACAAATCCTTTGGGGAAGGATAGGCATCATAATAGATACTGGTGGTTTCGGCGCGATGGGAGGATATTTATCGAGAGCTTGGACCACAAAATGTGGGGCTACTATGGTACCAAGGAAGAG CTTGATGCGTTGATGGGTTCACTGAATCGCAAGGGTGAGAGGGAAAGGGCTCTTCAAACACAGCTAGACAAATTTTATGGCAAAATCTG CTCGGGGCTACAGAAAAGATTAAAGCATTCAGCGGACAAGATTGCGCTGGAGGAGGCAGTGCTTCGGAGATCAACACGTGTGCGGGCACCTCCTAGGGATAATCCTGCTGATGCTTTCCTTCGATATGTTAACAAATGGAAAGAAGATTAG
- the LOC115755928 gene encoding alcohol dehydrogenase, which yields MSRLAKRVFFLSKLSSSSVAAPAASRPSSSSWRWLAAHHHVRDTEIGTRCFSSSSPSAGYHVSPSSSMKGAVFRDPTRPLSLELLQIPRPQPGELLIRTKACGVCHSDLHVLKGELPFASPCVVGHEITGEVVDHHPLTDPKIVHKFPVGSLVVGAFIMPCGSCFHCSKGHDDLCEDFFAYNRAHGTLYDGKTRLFLHGTGEPVYMYSMGGMAEYCIVPSNALAVLPGSLPYSESAILGCAVFTAYGAMTHAAEVRPGDSIAVVGVGGVGSSCLQIAKAFGASDIIAVDISDEKLQKAKIFGATHTVNAIKEDAIEKIKTITGGMGVDIAVEALGKPQTFMQCVQSVRDGGKAVMIGLAKSGAVGEVDINRLVRRKIKVIGSYGARARQDLPKLVKLAESGIFNLTSAVSRKYTFEEAGKAFQDLDQGKIVSRAIVEIV from the exons ATGAGCAGATTGGCAAAGAGGGTGTTCTTCCTGTCCAAGTTGTCGTCGTCTTCTGTTGCTGCTCCTGCTGCTTCtcgtccctcctcctcctcctggaGATGGCTAGCTGCTCATCATCACGTTCGCGATACGGAGATCGGTAcgagatgcttttcttcatccTCTCCCTCTGCTGGGTATCACGTCAGCCCGTCGTCGTCCATGAAGGGAGCTGTGTTCCGGGATCCCACCCGCCCCCTCTCTCTCGAGCTCCTCCAAATCCCTCGTCCCCAGCCCGGCGAGCTCCTCATCCGCACCAAAGCCTGCGGCGTCTGTCACTCCGACCTCCATGTCCTCAAAGGTGAGCTCCCCTTCGCTTCCCCTTGCGTGGTCGGTCACGAGATCACCGGCGAAGTCGTCGATCACCACCCCCTCACCGATCCCAAGATCGTCCACAAATTCCCAGTTGGGTCTCTCGTCGTCGGGGCCTTCATCATGCCTTGTGGTTCCTGCTTCCACTGCTCTAAG GGTCATGATGACCTGTGCGAGGATTTCTTCGCTTATAACCGTGCGCACGGCACTCTTTATGACGGCAAAACTCGCCTTTTCCTCCACGGCACTG GTGAACCTGTTTATATGTATAGTATGGGAGGGATGGCTGAATACTGCATTGTGCCCTCAAATGCATTAGCTGTATTACCTGGTTCATTGCCCTACTCGGAATCCGCCATTCTAGGCTGTGCAGTTTTCACTGCGTACGGTGCTATGACCCACGCAGCTGAGGTGCGGCCTGGGGATTCCATCGCTGTTGTTGGTGTTGGAGGTGTTGGATCAAG TTGTTTGCAGATAGCTAAGGCATTTGGTGCCTCTGATATTATTGCTGTGGATATCAGTGATGAAAAATTACAGAAAGCTAAAATTTTTGGGGCCACCCACACCGTGAATGCAATCAAAGAGGATGCTATTGAAAAGATTAAG ACAATAACTGGAGGGATGGGCGTTGATATTGCTGTAGAAGCCCTGGGAAAACCACAAACGTTCATGCAGTGTGTACAAAGTGTTAGGGATGGTGGAAAAGCTGTGATGATAGGACTTGCAAAATCTGGTGCCGTGGGGGAGGTAGACATAAATCGACTTGTCCGCAGAAAG ATTAAAGTCATTGGCTCGTACGGAGCAAGAGCAAGGCAGGATCTTCCCAAGTTGGTCAAGTTGGCAGAATCAGGGATCTTCAATCTCACCAGTGCAGTTTCAAGGAAATACACATTTGAAGAGGCTGGTAAAGCATTTCAAGACCTTGACCAAGGAAAAATTGTCAGCAGAGCAATTGTTGAGATAGTGTAG